A genomic region of Colletotrichum destructivum chromosome 1, complete sequence contains the following coding sequences:
- a CDS encoding Putative aminoglycoside phosphotransferase, protein kinase-like domain superfamily yields the protein MTPSHDKSLPPELSWDPTISSQAQANDCLQRTKWEALRNIASSANRDDPCKLFYPYTVGGSFLVRLLEFQDGTRWVARVQLRKSTPETSQKLLIDIDTTILLKTKTKAPVPQIFAFELDDENPTGSAFVLLEYLPGNNAADEASNYEKTDWALIPLQHRPTFYRTMAAAHVQIASARLPQIGTVIRKTDGSFTVGPIPGIGGPFDTAASFIQQWATRIKFPYDESYLRRALPDSVIDEILEGNSQFPSRLAKLASDGKLFTREGPFPIRHNDLFHSNVIVTKAYDVLGVIDWENAYTVPWELVDAPWFLSTVPRLLNRPDQYDGKGQPLDKDEAGQWEDEKAYAEMVREAEVDARTDHNLSQILADEDSRTMAAVIRLFSQGKMGLYGRVLDYFEAN from the exons ATGACTCCCAGCCACGACAAAAGCCTACCGCCCGAACTGAGCTGGGACCCTACTATTTCATCGCAAGCCCAGGCGAATGACTGCCTCCAGCGAACCAAATGGGAGGCTCTACGCAACATTGCCTCCAGCGCTAACAGAGATGACCCGTGCAAGTTGTTTTATCCCTACACAGTTGGCGGCAGCTTTCTTGTGCGTTTGCTTGAGTTCCAAGACGGAACCCGCTGGGTCGCCCGTGTTCAACTTCGAAAGTCGACCCCAGAGACCTCTCAGAAATTACTCATCGACATAGACACTACGATTCTGCTCAAGACGAAAACCAAGGCTCCAGTTCCTCAGATCTTCGCATTCGAACTTGACGACGAAAATCCAACGGGGTCTGCTTTTGTTCTGCTCGAGTACCTGCCTGGCAACAACGCCGCAGATGAAGCTAGTAACTATGAGAAGACCGATTGGGCCCTTATACCACTTCAGCATCGCCCTACATTTTATCGCACTATGGCGGCTGCTCAC GTTCAAATTGCGTCAGCCCGTCTCCCACAGATTGGTACTGTTATTCGCAAAACAGATGGCAGCTTCACCGTGGGTCCAATCCCGGGCATCGGGGGACCATTTGACACAGCGGCATCCTTCATCCAACAGTGGGCTACTAGGATCAAATTTCCCTACGACGAAAGCTATCTCCGGAGGGCTCTCCCTGACTCAGTCATCGACGAAATCCTGGAGGGAAACAGCCAATTCCCATCCCGGCTTGCTAAGTTGGCTAGTGACGGCAAGCTCTTCACGCGTGAAGGACCCTTCCCAATCCGCCACAATGATCTCTTTCACAGCAACGTAATCGTCACGAAGGCCTATGACGTCCTGGGTGTCATCGACTGGGAAAACGCATACACGGTACCATGGGAACTGGTTGACGCTCCTTGGTTCTTGAGCACGGTACCTCGCCTCTTGAATAGGCCAGATCAATATGATGGCAAAGGCCAGCCGCTGGACAAGGATGAGGCCGGGCAGTGGGAGGACGAAAAGGCCTATGCTGAAATGGTGcgggaggccgaggtcgatgcTCGCACAGACCATAACCTCTCCCAGAtcctcgccgatgaagaTTCTAGAACCATGGCTGCCGTCATTCGCCTATTCTCTCAGGGTAAGATGGGCTTATACGGACGAGTTCTGGATTATTTTGAAGCCAATTAA
- a CDS encoding Putative ankyrin repeat-containing domain superfamily, with product MKPIPLDVVWHIFNHSEPHVQSRFAQCSRAWHSFFNPKLYRHDVKNGQCSAVFKTIAHCTEMRVALATLEHTHRAGADYNKPTTMYMIEAQQPSPFLVTALYLAASKGYPEIVTFLLDHGADIDGVPDCRLRTPVFLSLLSRDAETSMVLLRGGAHLESPEFGINALHQAAAAGLTEVITYLIEEKGLGVDQVDSNGDTPLIHSLLSPSPETVIAHLARFGVDVNQTTTIDTWRMTPLSMACEDGMFSAALSLVEAGADATGESDGLVEGADPALRIYDQKPLELALLARSKQTNGRTAAVKQRLIKRLIKSGADPNAMVCISARCNWTGPLLLKLIRARRRWEAEMLLSSGLLDVDQRDSQGATSLTWTLSTCHGDPVMASILLRRGAKMDEEVLCTVINKLVRLADARDHWGVISLLTRDPKLLRIFHVLYSHCFWAASRSGDAVATRFLQDSPRSVVRMVTEMLKHGISLTKTGVLGVLRFNKNRGRISGPVIARMFP from the coding sequence ATGAAGCCGATCCCCCTAGATGTCGTGTGGCACATCTTCAACCATAGCGAACCCCACGTCCAGTCCCGATTCGCACAATGCTCGCGCGCCTGGCATTCGTTCTTCAATCCCAAGCTGTACCGGCACGATGTCAAGAACGGTCAGTGTTCTGCCGTCTTCAAGACCATTGCCCATTGCACAGAGATGCGCGTGGCCCTCGCCACACTTGAGCATACCCACCGAGCCGGCGCTGACTACAACAAACCGACGACCATGTACATGATTGAAGCCCAACAGCCCAGCCCTTTTCTCGTCACGGCCCTGTACCTGGCCGCTTCGAAAGGCTATCCTGAGATCGTGACGTTTCTCCTCGATCACGGCGCGGATATCGATGGCGTCCCGGACTGCCGGCTGCGCACTCCCGTCTTCTTATCTCTTCTCAGCCGCGATGCAGAAACGTCCATGGTCCTCCTTCGGGGTGGCGCACACCTTGAGTCTCCCGAGTTTGGAATCAATGCGCTGCACCAAGCAGCTGCTGCGGGACTGACTGAGGTCATCACCTATCTGATCGAGGAGAAAGGACTGGGAGTGGACCAGGTCGACAGCAACGGGGACACGCCGCTGATCCACTCTCTGttgtcaccgtcgccggagACGGTCATAGCTCACCTGGCACGATTCGGGGTGGACGTAAaccagacgacgacgatcgACACGTGGCGCATGACGCCCCTGAGTATGGCGTGCGAAGACGGCATGTTCTCTGCAGCTCTGTCACTTGTAGAAGCCGGAGCGGACGCCACGGGCGAGTCGGACGGCTTGGTGGAGGGGGCCGACCCCGCGCTCCGCATCTACGACCAGAAGCCGCTCGAGCTGGCACTGCTGGCTCGGTCCAAGCAAACAAacgggaggacggcggcagtGAAGCAACGGCTCATCAAGCGTCTCATCAAGTCAGGCGCCGACCCGAACGCAATGGTCTGCATTTCTGCGCGCTGTAACTGGACGGGGCCTCTCTTGCTGAAGCTCATCCGCGCGAGGCGTCGTTGGGAGGCTGAGATGTTGCTCTCTTCGGGCCTCTTGGACGTTGATCAACGCGACTCGCAAGGTGCGACGAGCCTTACTTGGACCCTCTCCACGTGCCATGGAGACCCCGTTATGGCGTCGATTTTGTTGCGGCGTGGTGCcaagatggacgaggaagtGTTGTGCACCGTCATCAACAAGCTGGTGCGGCTGGCGGATGCGCGAGATCATTGGGGTGTGATCAGCCTCCTGACGCGGGATCCCAAGCTGTTGAGGATATTCCATGTGTTGTATTCGCACTGCTTTTGGGCTGCATCGAGAAGCGGCGATGCGGTGGCAACGCGATTTCTGCAGGATTCGCCGAGGTCAGTCGTGCGGATGGTTACGGAGATGCTGAAGCATGGGATCAGTCTGACTAAAACGGGGGTCCTCGGCGTGTTGCGATTCAACAAGAATAGGGGGAGAATTTCAGGGCCGGTTATCGCGAGGATGTTTCCATGA